Proteins from a genomic interval of Yoonia sp. GPGPB17:
- a CDS encoding DEAD/DEAH box helicase, with protein sequence MTKFTDLNLAPKVLKAVAETGYDTPTPIQAGAIAPALEGRDVLGIAQTGTGKTAAFTLPMITLLGRGRARARMPRSLVLAPTRELAAQVAENFDAYAKYTKLSRALLIGGTSFKDQDMIIDKGVDVLIATPGRLLDHLERGKLILTDVKIMVVDEADRMLDMGFIPDIEEIFKRTPFTRQTLFFSATMAPEIERITNTFLSNPAKIEVARAATTNTNIKQGVVQFKGSSKPKEPSEKRALLRKLIDAEGEACTNAIIFCNRKSDVDIVAKSLNKYGYNAAPIHGDLDQSHRTRTLESFRDDKLRFLVASDVAARGLDIPAVTHVFNFDVPSHAEDYVHRIGRTGRAGRTGTAIMICVPRDEKNLEDVERLVKETIPRLEVPGGEADPAKAATEKTEDKPKRTRSRRKKDDAPEAKTDSPRTDDADKTKPEAKADEKPRQERSRSGRVKDRRDNGPKVVGMGDEPPAFIAMSFAERAKG encoded by the coding sequence ATGACCAAGTTTACCGACCTGAACCTTGCGCCCAAGGTTCTCAAAGCTGTAGCCGAAACAGGCTATGATACCCCCACACCCATTCAGGCAGGTGCAATTGCCCCAGCGCTGGAAGGCCGCGATGTTTTAGGCATCGCACAGACGGGCACCGGCAAAACTGCCGCCTTCACCTTGCCGATGATCACGCTTTTGGGCCGTGGCCGGGCACGGGCACGGATGCCGCGTTCGCTGGTACTGGCCCCAACGCGGGAACTGGCCGCTCAAGTGGCCGAGAATTTTGACGCCTACGCCAAATACACGAAACTGTCGCGTGCCCTGCTGATTGGCGGGACCAGCTTCAAGGATCAGGACATGATCATCGACAAGGGCGTCGACGTGCTAATCGCCACGCCAGGTCGTCTGCTGGACCATCTGGAGCGCGGCAAGCTGATCCTGACAGATGTAAAAATCATGGTGGTGGATGAGGCCGACCGCATGCTTGATATGGGATTCATCCCCGATATCGAGGAAATCTTCAAACGCACGCCATTTACCCGCCAAACCCTGTTCTTCTCGGCAACCATGGCACCAGAGATTGAGCGGATCACCAACACGTTCCTCTCCAACCCGGCCAAGATCGAAGTGGCCCGTGCCGCGACGACAAACACCAACATCAAGCAAGGTGTTGTCCAGTTCAAAGGATCATCCAAACCCAAAGAACCATCAGAAAAGCGCGCGCTGCTGCGCAAACTAATTGATGCTGAAGGCGAGGCCTGCACCAACGCGATCATCTTCTGCAACCGCAAGTCGGACGTCGATATCGTCGCCAAATCCCTGAACAAATACGGATATAACGCCGCCCCGATCCATGGCGATCTGGACCAATCCCACCGGACGCGCACGCTGGAAAGCTTCCGCGATGACAAGCTGCGGTTTCTTGTGGCCTCTGACGTGGCGGCGCGCGGTCTGGACATTCCGGCGGTAACACACGTCTTTAACTTCGACGTGCCCAGCCATGCCGAAGATTACGTACACCGCATCGGGCGCACAGGTCGCGCTGGACGCACGGGTACGGCGATCATGATCTGCGTGCCACGGGACGAAAAGAACCTCGAAGACGTTGAACGTCTGGTCAAGGAAACGATCCCGCGTTTAGAGGTGCCGGGTGGCGAAGCGGACCCTGCCAAAGCAGCGACCGAAAAGACCGAAGACAAACCCAAGCGGACCCGCAGCCGACGCAAAAAGGATGATGCGCCTGAAGCGAAAACGGATAGCCCGCGAACCGATGACGCAGACAAGACAAAGCCTGAGGCAAAGGCCGATGAAAAGCCACGTCAGGAGCGATCCCGCAGCGGGCGCGTCAAAGATCGGCGCGACAATGGACCCAAGGTTGTCGGCATGGGTGATGAGCCACCTGCTTTCATCGCGATGAGTTTTGCCGAGCGGGCGAAGGGGTAG
- a CDS encoding type III pantothenate kinase, with protein sequence MLLAIDCGNTNTVFSIWDGKEFVATWRTSTEWQRTADQYYVWLSTLMRFQKLDVVITEVIVSSTVPRVVFNLRVFADRYYNCRPMVVGKPDCRLPAEPRVDEGTQVGPDRLVNTAGAFDRHGGNLIVVDFGTATTFDVVADDGAYVGGVIAPGVNLSLEALHSAAAALPHVDITKPQAVVGTNTVACMQSGVFWGYIGLVREICARIKAERGVPMQVISTGGLAPLFQQSEPLFDAFEDDLTMHGLTVIHQYNKDTA encoded by the coding sequence ATGCTTCTCGCCATCGATTGCGGTAACACCAATACCGTGTTTTCTATCTGGGACGGCAAAGAGTTTGTCGCCACATGGCGTACCAGCACCGAGTGGCAGCGCACAGCAGATCAGTACTATGTCTGGTTGTCGACATTGATGCGGTTTCAAAAGCTGGATGTGGTCATTACCGAAGTCATCGTCAGTTCCACGGTGCCGCGTGTGGTATTCAACCTGCGTGTTTTTGCGGACCGCTATTACAACTGCCGCCCGATGGTGGTGGGCAAACCCGACTGTCGCCTGCCAGCCGAGCCCCGCGTTGACGAAGGCACGCAAGTAGGCCCGGACCGGTTGGTGAACACGGCTGGGGCCTTTGACCGGCATGGCGGCAACCTGATCGTCGTCGATTTCGGGACCGCCACCACCTTTGATGTTGTGGCCGACGACGGCGCCTATGTCGGTGGTGTCATCGCACCGGGCGTGAACCTGTCGTTAGAGGCGTTGCACAGCGCCGCCGCCGCTCTGCCACATGTCGATATCACCAAGCCACAGGCTGTTGTGGGCACCAATACGGTGGCCTGTATGCAGTCAGGCGTCTTTTGGGGTTACATCGGATTGGTGCGTGAGATATGCGCGCGGATCAAAGCAGAGCGGGGCGTGCCCATGCAGGTCATCTCGACCGGTGGTCTGGCGCCTTTGTTCCAACAGTCTGAACCGCTGTTTGATGCTTTTGAAGATGATCTGACGATGCACGGTCTGACCGTCATCCACCAATACAACAAGGACACCGCATGA
- a CDS encoding biotin--[acetyl-CoA-carboxylase] ligase — MSTDGSGHGPWPEGYARIVLDTVDSTMAEAARRAPDIERPTWIMAKTQTAARGRRGRKWVVPAGNLNATLIFRPEATAAEASKRSFLAANALFQALAIYVPAEKLSLKWPNDVLLSGGKVAGILLESSGQGPFVDWLSIGIGVNLRHTPEGVTGASFAPISLADAGGEDVTPKDFLSTLADAYATQEAKLMRLGFDRIRDDWMANAARLGEVITANTGREDITGIFDSIDSDGNLVLITGTGPRAIPAADVFF; from the coding sequence TTGTCAACTGACGGTTCAGGACATGGGCCGTGGCCGGAAGGCTACGCCCGGATCGTGCTGGACACAGTAGACAGCACCATGGCCGAGGCCGCGCGGCGTGCGCCTGATATTGAACGGCCTACATGGATCATGGCTAAAACTCAGACCGCGGCGCGCGGACGGCGCGGGCGCAAATGGGTGGTGCCCGCGGGCAACCTGAACGCCACGCTGATCTTCCGGCCCGAGGCGACGGCGGCGGAAGCCTCCAAGCGCTCTTTCCTTGCAGCCAATGCGCTGTTTCAGGCGCTGGCGATTTACGTACCAGCCGAGAAACTGTCGCTGAAATGGCCGAATGATGTGCTGCTTTCTGGCGGCAAGGTTGCGGGCATTCTGTTGGAAAGCAGCGGGCAGGGGCCTTTCGTCGATTGGCTGTCGATCGGGATTGGTGTGAATCTGCGGCACACGCCAGAAGGCGTGACAGGCGCGAGCTTTGCGCCGATCAGCCTGGCCGACGCGGGTGGCGAGGACGTCACGCCCAAAGACTTTCTTTCAACCCTCGCTGATGCCTATGCCACGCAAGAGGCCAAGCTGATGCGCCTGGGCTTTGACCGCATCCGTGATGACTGGATGGCAAATGCGGCGCGTTTGGGTGAGGTCATCACTGCCAATACCGGCCGCGAGGATATCACCGGCATCTTCGACAGTATCGACAGCGACGGCAATCTGGTGCTGATCACGGGCACCGGCCCACGCGCGATCCCGGCAGCGGACGTATTTTTCTAA
- a CDS encoding ribonuclease J, which translates to MSDRLIYLPLGGAGEIGMNAYVYGYGKPGKERLIVVDLGVTFPDMDGTPGVDLILPDIAWLRERKAQIDGIFITHAHEDHVGAIGHYWEQLGAPVYARPFTANIARRKLDEHGHPESVVKVVQPYPEMIACGPMTVSYLPISHSIPESAGLLIDTPEGRVLHSGDFKIDETPVVGDPWNETLWEEVSKDGVKALVCDSTNVFSRDPGRSEASIGDAIAEMMKEAKGMVVATTFASNIARLKTLAIAAQKAERSVVLLGRAMRRMVEAATDVGILKGFPSVVSPEDALQMPRENVMLLVTGSQGERRAASAQLAQGNYMGIKLTDGDTFLFSSKTIPGNERGVIRIMNQLSELGVDVVDDAGGKYHVSGHANRPDLERLHQIVKPQVLIPMHGEHRHLREHVKLGEASGLSGILAINGMMIDLSRNQPTVTEYIETGRTYLDGSVQVGALDGVVRNRIRMALNGHLIVTLIIDENDEPLGDPWVETNGLAETGRNNAALVDVVEEDLSQFVNRADAKTLRDDVKLEKELKSIARRSAQAEIGKKPEVTVIVSRLG; encoded by the coding sequence ATGAGCGACCGCCTGATCTATCTGCCTCTTGGAGGTGCCGGTGAAATCGGCATGAATGCCTATGTCTATGGATACGGCAAACCGGGCAAAGAGCGGCTGATTGTTGTCGATCTGGGCGTGACCTTCCCTGACATGGACGGCACACCGGGGGTTGATTTGATCCTGCCCGATATCGCATGGCTGCGCGAGCGTAAGGCACAGATTGACGGCATCTTTATCACGCATGCGCATGAAGACCATGTTGGGGCCATCGGGCATTACTGGGAACAACTGGGCGCACCCGTCTACGCCCGCCCCTTCACAGCGAATATCGCGCGCCGCAAGCTGGACGAGCATGGACACCCCGAAAGCGTCGTGAAGGTCGTGCAACCGTACCCTGAGATGATCGCATGTGGGCCGATGACAGTGTCTTACCTGCCGATCAGCCATTCCATTCCCGAAAGCGCGGGTTTGTTGATCGACACGCCTGAGGGGCGCGTGCTGCACTCTGGCGACTTCAAGATCGACGAAACCCCGGTGGTGGGTGATCCGTGGAATGAGACGCTCTGGGAAGAAGTGTCAAAGGATGGCGTCAAGGCGCTGGTGTGCGACAGCACCAACGTGTTTTCGCGCGATCCGGGGCGGTCCGAAGCCTCGATCGGTGATGCGATTGCCGAGATGATGAAAGAGGCAAAGGGCATGGTCGTGGCGACCACATTTGCATCCAACATCGCGCGGTTGAAGACACTGGCGATTGCGGCGCAAAAGGCCGAGCGCTCGGTCGTACTCTTGGGTCGTGCGATGCGCCGGATGGTTGAAGCGGCAACCGACGTAGGTATTCTCAAAGGGTTTCCATCCGTGGTCTCGCCCGAAGACGCGCTACAAATGCCGCGCGAAAACGTGATGCTGCTGGTCACCGGGTCACAGGGCGAACGCCGCGCCGCCTCGGCGCAACTGGCGCAGGGCAACTATATGGGGATCAAGTTGACTGACGGGGACACGTTCCTGTTTTCGTCGAAAACCATTCCCGGCAATGAACGCGGTGTGATCCGTATCATGAACCAGCTCTCTGAGCTGGGCGTTGATGTGGTCGATGACGCGGGCGGCAAGTATCACGTATCCGGCCATGCCAACCGGCCCGATCTGGAGCGGCTTCACCAGATCGTCAAACCACAAGTCCTGATCCCGATGCATGGCGAACACCGGCACCTGCGCGAGCATGTGAAGCTGGGCGAGGCATCCGGTCTGTCCGGGATATTGGCGATCAATGGCATGATGATCGACCTGTCTCGCAACCAACCAACGGTGACAGAGTATATCGAGACCGGGCGAACCTACCTTGATGGCTCGGTGCAGGTCGGTGCGCTGGATGGCGTGGTGCGAAACCGCATCCGCATGGCGCTGAACGGGCATCTGATTGTGACTCTGATCATTGATGAAAATGATGAGCCACTTGGCGATCCGTGGGTTGAGACGAATGGACTGGCCGAGACCGGGCGCAACAACGCAGCGCTTGTTGATGTTGTCGAAGAAGACCTGAGCCAGTTTGTGAACCGTGCCGATGCCAAGACACTGCGCGATGATGTAAAGCTGGAAAAAGAGTTGAAGTCGATTGCACGACGGTCGGCACAAGCTGAGATCGGGAAGAAGCCCGAGGTGACGGTGATTGTGTCACGGCTGGGTTAG